CCTCCTAGCCCGCGGTGCGGGCGGTGAACGTGAGCGCGACGGCCGGCGCCGGGCCGGTCGGCAGGGACAGGGGCGCGCCGGCCTTGCGGATGGCGAGGCCGTCGCGGGTGACGAACAGGTCGTCGGTGACCGCGCACAGCGGCGCGGTGTCGACGAAGCGCCGGGTGACGCGGACCTCGCCCGCCTCGGCCTCGACCCGGACGACGCCGGCGTCGGTCGGCACGAACAGGTACGGCCCGGCCGCGCACGCGCCGGCCAGGCCCGGCATCCAGTCGGCGTCGGCGACCGGCGCCTCGGCCACGCCGACCACCGCGCCCGCGCGCACGCACGCGATCAGGTAGCGCTCGCGGGCGCCGTCGGCCTCGCGCCACCACAGCCACGCGCGGTCGTCGGCCAGCGCGCAGCCGTGGTCGACGACCCGGCCGCGCAGGGCCGGCAGCCGGGCGCGATCGTCGAGGCCGCGGCGCCCCGGCGCGAACGTGAACGCCACCGCGAAGCCGCCGGCCCGCCAGTAGCCGGCGCCGAGCTGGGCGCCGACCCACGCGTGCGAGACGCCCGGGACGATCTGGCCGATGACCTCGGGGCCGTGGGCCCCGGCCCGCATCAGCGCCGCGCCCGCGCGCCAGACCGCGGGTGCGCCCGGCTCGGCCGCGGTCGTGATCGGCCAGGTCGCCCGCGCCAGCGTGTGCGGATCGATCGCGCGGGCGCTGATCGCGCGCGTGATCGCGACCAGCGGCGCCGCGTGCAGACAGGTCGGGCACCGGCCGCGGCCGTGGTCGAGGGCGCAGCGCGGGCACCGCGTGAGCGTCAGCTCGTCGAGCAGGCCGCGGGGGCACGGGCCGCGGCCGCCGCCGTCGAACACCTGCCGGAAGTAGCGGGTCAGTCCGTCGGGGAGGCCGGCCAGGGGCGCCGCCGACCGCGGGTAGATCACGTCGGGGCCGAACACGCTGGGGCCGCGCAGCGGCCGCGCAGCCGGGGCCACGCGCGCGGCCGCGTCGGCCGGCTGGTGGACGCCGCCGAACGGCCCGACCCACGCCAGGGCCCGGAACAGCATGACCGCGTACGCGAACCAGTCGCTGGCGCGGTCGTGGGGTGCGGTGAGCGCCGGCGCCGACGCGGATCGATCGCACAGGCGCGGGTCGACGTAGCGATCGGTGAACATCGCGCACCGCCACGGCCCGTACTGGAGGCTGTCGGCGTCGATCAGGTGGCAGCGCGGGCCGTCGACCAGCACGTTGCCGTCGTTGAAGTCGCCGATCACCACGCCGGCGGCGTGAGCGGCCGTGACCGAGGCGTGGAGGTCGACGAACGCCGCCACCAGCGCCGCCAGGTCGACCGCCGCGCCGCGCCGGTGCTTGGGCTCGCCCAGCGTGAACATCGGCGCGCCCGCGACCTTGGGCATGACGTAGCCGACCACCGCGCGCCCGCGGCCGGCGCGGGCCAGCGCGGTCGGCGCCACGAACGCCGCCGGCAGCCCGCGCGGGAACGCCCCGAGCTTGGCCTCGACCTCGGCCAGGCGCGCGGCCACCGCGGCCTCGCGCGCCGGGTCGCCGGCGACGTCGGGGTGATCGACGCGCTTGTAGAGCTTGAGCGCGCGGCCGTCGCCGAGGTCGTAGACGTCGGCCTCGCCGCCCTGGCCGAGCACGGCCAGGCGGGCGACGTCGACCCGCGCGCCGTCGACGACGACCGTGGTCACGCCCGGCTCCAGCGCACGATCACCGCGGTGGTGTCGTCGTCGAGGTAGGCCGCGCGCCGGGACGTGCGGTGCGCCTCCCAGTCGATCTCGAGCCCGTCGTCGGCCAGCAGGCGCAGGCGTCGCTCGAGCGCGAACGGGTTCTTGTAGATCGCCTCGATCCCGGCCAGCTCATCGAGCGTCGGCGCGGCGGCGCGGCCATCCCGGGGCGCGACCAGCGGCACCGCGCCGTCGGTGGCCAGCACCAGCCGGTCGATCTCGGCGCGGCCCCGGACCCAGGTCGCGAGCGTGCGCGGCGGCCCGAACCAGGCCTCGGTCAGGTACGGCGGCGCGTTGTCCTCGAACGGGCCCAGGACGTGGACCACGTCGCCGAGCGCGACCACGCCGTCGCCGAGCGCCGCGACCGCGACCTGGTCGTCGGTGATCGCCGCCACCAGCGACGTGAACAGGAGGTGCTCGCGCGTGACCTCGGCCAGGTCGCCGCCCATGGCCGCGGCCACCACCGCCAGCCGGTCGAGCACGGTCGCCGCCATGGCCTGGAAGTCGCCGGCGGCGATCGGACCGCCGTCGCGCAAGCGCTCGGCCACGATCTGGGTCCACAACCGCGCGCCGATCGTCGCGCCGATCTCGCTGCGGCTGCCGCTGCCGCAGCCGTCGCAGACCGCGATCGCGACGCCGCCGGCGGTGCGCAGCACCCGGGCCGCGTCCTGGTTGGGGCGACCGATCCGCCGGTGGACCCAGCCGGCCACGCTGCCCGCGGCGATCTCGAGGTCGCCACCCACGGCGGCCTCGGGGGCTCGGGCGATGCGGCTCGGCACGGCTTCATCGGGGACGGTCGTGATCGTGTTCATGTGACACTAAGATGGTGTCCAATGGACACGATGTCAAGCCCGGCCGCGACGATCAGCCGCCGGTCACCGCCAACCCCGCGCGCGCACGGGGCGCGCGGCGCGGGTGTACGCTCGTCAGTGATGACGCTGCGGGTCGCGCTCGACGGGCTGGGCGATGCCGGCGGGCTGCACGCCCGGGCCCGGTTCCGCGCCCGGGCGCCGGTGCCCGCGGGGCGTGCCCGACGTCGCGTCGCAGGAGCCGTGCGCATCTGTACGTCGGCCAGCGCGTCGCCTGCGACGACGCGCGGCGACTGACCCCGGAGGAGTGCCATGAACCCGATCCGCGACAAGTTCTGCTCCGCCTGCGGCACCGCGTACGCACCGCCGCTCGCCTACCCGCGCCTGTGCGCCAACCCCGCCTGCCGGATGATGGTGTGGGCCAACCCGATCCCGGTCGCGGTCACGCTGGTGCCGGTGGTCCACGGCGCCCGCACGGGCCTGCTGGTCGTGCGCCGCGGCATCGAGCCCCGGCGCGGCCTGCTGGCGCTGGTCGGCGGCTTCGTCGAGGATCACGAGCGCTGGCAGACCGCCGCCGCGCGCGAGGTCCGCGAGGAGGTCCACGTCGAGATCGACGCCGACTCCGTGACGTTGCGCGACGCGGTCTCGACCGAGCCGCGGCCCAACCGGATCTTGCTGTTCGCGACCTGCGCGCGGGTCGACGCCGCCACGTTCCCGCCGTTCGCCGCCAACACCGAGTCGATGAGCCGCGGGGTGATCTTCGGCCCCGACGGCCTCGACGACGCGTTCGCGTTCCCGCTCCACGCGGCGGCCGCCCGCCGCTGGTTCGCCGAGCGCGGCGCCACCGGGAGCCTCGATCATCTCGAGCTCTGACCCCACGGCCGCCGGCGCCCCGCCGCGACCCGATGGCGTCGCCCGGTTCGAGCGCCACGACCGCGGCACGCACGGCACCGCGCCGATCTGCGCGCGGTGGCAGGCCGTCGACGGCTCGCCCCTGCCCGCCGGCGCCGCCAAGACCCGGCCGCGGCTGCGGCCGGATCGCTAGCGCGGCTCGGACCGCGCGCTCAGAATCAGACCGCGCGCAGCATCAGCTCGGCGACGGCCTGGTTGTAGGCCTCGGGCTCGGGCAGCTCGCCGGTGTCGGCCAGGTGGGCCTGGCCCAGGAGCACGCGGGCGCACCAGGCGATCCGCGGATCGTCGGCGCGCTCGAGGTGCACGACCCGCAGCTTGCCGATCAGCGGGTGGTCGCCGTTGACCTCGAGCACCGGCTTGACCTTGGGCACCGCGTGGCCGAGCTGCGCCATCATCCGCTGCATGCGTGGGGTCATGTCGTCGGCGTCGGCCACCAGGCAGGAGGCCGAGGAGGTCAGCCGGGTCGACAGCCGCACGTCCTTGACGTCCTCCTGGATCCCGGCGCGCAGCGCGGTCAAGAGCTCGCCCAGCTCGGCCTTGCGCTCATCGAGCTTGGCCGCCTCCTGCTTGCGCTCGTCCTCGGAGCCCAGCGCGATGTCGCCGCGGCCGATCGACACCAGCGCCTTGTCGCCGAACTTCGGCGCCTGCTCGAGCCACAGCTCGTCGATCGGATCGCTGAACAGCAGCACCTCGTAGCCGGCGCGGGCAAACCGCTCGAGCAGCGGCGAGCGCGCGACCGCCTCCTTCGACGGACCGGTCAGGTAGTAGATCGCGTCCTGCCCGTCCTTCATGCGCGCCACGTAGTCGCCGAACGAGACCAGCCCGTCGGCCTCCTTGGTCGACGCGGTCACGATCAGGTCGAGCAGCTTGTCCTTGTCGGGCGTGTCCCACCCGGCCAGGCCCTCCTTGAGCACCGGCCCGAACGAGGTCCAGAACGTGCGGTAGTCGTCGGGCTTGTCGCGCTTCATCTCGTCGAGCGCGCCCAGCACCTTCTTGACCAGCTGCTTGCGGATCAGCTGGATCTGCCGGTCCTTCTGCAGGATCTCGCGCGACACGTTCAGCGACAGATCGTGGGCGTCGACGACGCCGCGCACGAACCGGAGGTGCGTGGGCAGGAGCTCCTTGCACTCGTCCATCACGAACACGCGCTTGACGTAGAGCTGCAGGCCCCGCTTCATCTCGGGGTTGTAGAGATCGAACGGCGCCTTGCTCGGCAGGTACATGAGCGCGTAGGCCTCGAACGTCCCCTCCATGCGCACCGGGATCGACCGCAGCGGATCGGTCCAGTCGTGGGACACGTGCCGGTAGAAGTCCTTGTACTCCTCCTCGGTCACCTCGGCCTTGGGCCGATCCCAGATGGCCTTGCGCGAGTTGAGCGGCTCGCCGTCGCCGTCGGCGCCGGCCAGGCGGATCGGGTACGCGACGAAGTCCGAGTAGCGCTTGATGATCGTGCCCAGCATCGACGCGGCGGTGTAGTCGTGCAGGCCGTGCTCGGGGTCGGCCGGCTTGAGGGTCAGGGTGATCGTCGTGCCGGCCTCGGGCCGCTCGGCGTCCTCGATCGTGTAGGTGCCGTCGCCGGACGACTGCCACCGGGTCGCGGCGTCGGTGCCGGCCTTCCGGGTCACGAGCGTGATCTGATCGGCGACCATGAACGCCGAGTAGAAGCCGACGCCGAACTGGCCGATCAGCCCGGGCGCGTCGGTGGCCTGCGCGGCGGCGAGCTGGGCCAGGAACTCCTTGGTGCCCGAGCGCGCGATCGTGCCGATGTTCTTGACCACCTCGTCGCGGGTCATGCCGATGCCGTTGTCGCTGATCGCCAGGGTCCGGGCGTCCGGGTCGACCGCCAGGCGGATCTGCAGCTCGCCGTCGTCGGCCAGCTCGGGCTGGGCCACCGCCTCGAACCGGCGCTTGTCGAGCGCGTCGGACGCGTTCGACACCAGCTCGCGCAGGAAGATGTCCTTGTCGGAGTACAGCGAGTGGACCATCAGGTCGAGGAGCTGCTTCACCTCGGCCTGGAACTCGTGGCGTTCGGCAGTCTGGATCATGGGCCACTGCGATAATTTCGCTGGGGCCCGGGCGCAAGGCCCCAGGGCGGTATTCCGGTGGCGAGGCGGCCCGGCGACGGATCAGAACGCCCCGACCACCCCGAGGCTCACCCCGCCCGGCGCCGCCGCGACCGTCGGCGTCCACGTGCGGGCCGGGCCCGGACGGCGCTCGCGCGCCAGGACCACCGCGTCGATCAAGACGGCCGCGCCGTAGCCGATCGCCGCGCCCGCGAGGGCGCCCCCGATGTGGCAGTTGCGTTCCTCGCCGCCGCCTTCGCACGGGAGGGTGCCGCCGATGAGGAGCCCACTCCACAACAACCCCTGCCGCAGCGCCAGGCTGGCGACCGCCCTGCCCGGGTTGCCGTGGAACGCATGGATCGCGGGCACGCCCAGGGCCCAGGCCCCGGCGCCGACCGTCACGACGGTGGTCGACCCGGTCACCGCGGCGACGCCCACCAGCGCGACCCCGGCGAACTCCCCGAGGACGATCTGGTAGCCGTAGCTGGCCGTGACGGTCGGCGCCGACTCGGCCGGCGGCGGCGGATCGGCCGGCGGCGGGTCGGCCGGCGGGTCGGCCTGAGCCGCGCTGGCGGCGACCAGGATGGCGAGCGTGGCGAGGGCGGTGCGCATGACCGCGGGTACTGCGACTCGCGCGCCAGCGGCGACGACTGCGAAATCGATTGCGCACCTCGCGCGATCGTCAGAGGTTCATCGCGGCGCCGCGCAGATCCGACCAGCACTGGTGAACCTCGCGCGCGACCGTCGTCACGTCGCGACGGTCCAGTGGTCGTGCCGCGCGCCCGCGACGAGTTCCGTGGTCGCCGCTCGTCGACGACACGCCCCGGGCGAAGCCGGCGCCGACCCTACGGCGCCAGGCGCGCGCGCGTCCAGCCGTCGGCGCCGAGGCGGTACTGCACGCGATCGTGCAGCCGCGACGGCTGGCCCTGCCAGAACTCGACCGCGTCGGGCAGCACGCGGTAGCCGCCCCAGTGCGCCGGCCGCGCCGGATCGGCCCCGGCCAGCTCGGCCTCGATCGCGTCGATCCGCGCCACCAGCGCCGCGCGCGACGGCAGCTCCTGCGACTGCGGCGACGCCGCCGCCGCGACCCGGCTGCCGCGCGGGCGCACGGCGAAGTACGCGTCGGACTCGGCCGAGGTGACCTGCTCCACCGCGCCCTCGATCCGGATCTGGCGATCGAGCGCCGGCCAGTAGAACACCAGCGCCGCCCGCGGCCGGGCGGCGAGCTCGGCGCCCTTGCGGCTGGCGTAGTTGGTGTAGAAGACGAAGCCGCGCGCGTCGAGCTCCTTGAGCAGCACGATCCGCGCGTCCGGACGGCCGTCGGCGTCGACGGTGGCCAGCGTCATCGCGTTGACCTTGTCGGGCGCGATCCGCTCGGCGTCGCCGAACCAGATCCGGAACAGCGCCAGCGGATCCTCGGGGCACCCGGCCGGGTCGAGGCCGTCGCCCTGGTACTGCGCGCCGTGGTGCCAGAGTCGTTCGGCCATGGCTACTTGTCGGCCATCGGCAGGAGCCCGATCAGCTCGTGGAAGGTGTCGTGGACGGTCGTGAACTTCTCCTCGAAGTTCGCGCCGTTGGTCGCCGTGCAGTCGTCCGCCAGCAACGTCCACGCGACCCGCAGCGCGGTGACGCGCCCGTCCCACTCGGTCGCCTCGACGTTCGCCGGCGCGCCGGCCTGCTCGACCTCCTCGAGCAGCTGGTCCATCGAGCCGGCGTCGCCGCACGTGCGCTCGGTGCGCTCGGGCCCGGCCGGCGCGTGCCACAGCGGCGACAGCTGTTCGTGGAACGCGGCCACCGCGGCCGGCATGGCGGGGTGGTCACCCTCGTGGGGCTGGGCGTGATCCATCGTGTCGACGTGCTCGACCGAGCCGGTCTTGGACTTGCCACCGCAGGCGGCGACGGCGACGAGGGCGACGAACGCGAGGCGCTTCATGGCGCTTGCTTCCCACGGGCCCGGGGGCCTGTCAAACCGGTGCGCCCGGGCGTCACCGCAGCGGGCGCAGCCCCCGCTGGGCGCGCTCCTGGTTGATCGTCCGCAGCACCTGGGGATCGCACGTCAGGAACCGCGCGACCGCGCCGCTGCCCAGCCCGACCCGCGCGCCGGTCGCGGCGACCTCGACGCCGCACGCGAACGCGACGTCGAGCAGCTCGGCGATCGCCGCCCAGAACTCGGCGGTCGCGCGGGTCTTCTCGCCCAGGCGCGCGGCCCCGCCGTCGAGCAGGGCCCGCAGGCGCGGGCTCGGCGCGTAGCTGGCCAGATCGAGCGGCGCGCGCAGCTCGAGCGCCAGGTGCCCGCGCAGCCGCCGCACCGCCTTGACGCGGTTGTCGTGCTGGGAGCGGCTGTCGTCGGCGTGGGCGATCACCCCGGTGGCGCGGTGCCGGACCCGGACCGCGCTCTCGGTCTTGTTGCGCTTCTGCCCGCCCGGGCCGCTGGCGCGGTAGCGATCGACCTCGCACGCGCGCACCAGCTCGTCGTCGCTGGCCAGGATCGCGGCGTCGCGCGCGCGGGCGTCGACCGCGGTCACGTGCGCCGCGGTCAATTGCGCTGGGCCGGCTCGGGCGGCGCGGTGCCCGGTCGCGTCGGCGGCCGGGCCTCCCCCGGCTCGACGTAGACGTCGACCCCGCCCTTGTCGCCGGCGCGGCCGACCTCGACCCGGGCGATGCCCTCGTTGGTCAGCGCGTTGATCAGGCGCTCGAGCTTGTCGTCGCGGTCGGACTTCATGCTCAGGCACAGCCGATCGAGCAGATCGAGCGGCATCCCGGGCGCGATCGCCGAGGTCCGCACGACCTGACCGCCGCGGACGCGCATCGCCACGGCGAAGCCCGGCGTCGGCGCGCCGCGGAACAGCTCGATCGTCTCCGGCGGCAGCGGCGCCCCGGCGAAGTGGACGAACGCGGTCTCGAGCGCGTCGACCTGCTCGTCGACGGTGGCGCCCGGGATCGCGAACTCGAACTCCGAGTAGGCGCGCTCGCCGATGGCCTGCGCGAACCGCTCGAGGCGCTCGACCTTGTGATCGGCCACCCACTGCTTGATCTTGAACTTGGCCTCGTGGGTGCCGAACAGCGGCTCGATCTTGTCCCACGGCTGCGGGTCGACGAAGTGCCAGCCGGTCGTGACCTTGCCGCCCCAGACGCCGACCCAGGGCCCGACGAGGCGCGGCTCGAGCTTCTCGCCGATCGTGTCGAGCGCGGCCGCGTCGCTGGGCGCGATGTTGCACAGCTTCAGGTAGTCGGCGAGCTTGGGCACCATGCCGGCCGGATCGCCCCAGGCGCCCCACCACAGGCGGCGCAGATCCGAGCCCAGCATGGCCAGGTAGCTGACCATGTGGCCCGCCGGCATCTCGGGCGGCGTCGGGAGATGCTCGAGGAAGCGGTCGAGGTGGATGTCCATCCACTCCTCGACGATCGGCAGGTTCGACAGCGTGATCTGCAGGTTCAGACGGATCGACAAGGCGCGATTGAGCGCGCTCTCGAGCGGATGGCTCATGGGTCCCCGGCAGGCAATGGGCCTGTCGACAGGATGCCACGCCCGGCGCGCGCCACGCCATCGCCGCGACCGGGTTCGACGACGACGCGGCCGCCCGCGCTCGTCCGGCCAGGTCGAGGCGCCGTCCGCGGCCCGGGCCGATGCGGAACCGCGGACGCCCAGCCCTGGCCGTCACTCGCGTGCGCCGGCGAAGGTCGCCGCCGCCGGCCGCGCGCCGTGACCGAGGTCGAGCTGCGCGGTCCACACGCCGTCCTCGATCGCCCCGGCGAAGCCATCGCTGGCGGCGGCGCGGACCAGGACCGCGGCGCCGGCGTCGAGCGCGATGGGCTCCACCGCCTGCGCCTCGACCCGCTCGCGGAGCTGCGCCACGGCCTCGTCGAGGGCGCCCTCGCAGATCGCGCGCAGGTCGCTGCGATGACCGACGCACACGCTGAGCACGCAGCGGTTGGCCACCGACGCCGCGAGCGCGTCGCAGCCCACCGCATCGCCGAGCAGGCCGCGCAGATCGCGGCCGTAGCGCGCGCGCATCGCGCCGTCGAACGCTGCCCACGCGATCCGTCCGTACGGCAAGCCGAAGCCGTGGTCGCCGAGCGTCAGCGTGGCGCGGTCGCCGTCGAGGGTCACCGCCGCGGCCACCGGCACGTCGAGGGCCGCGCCGACGCCGGCCAGCGGCGCCACGTCGAAGCGCATCGCGTGCCCCGCGACCTCGAGGCCCACGGTCTCGAGGCGGTGCCGGCTGGCCGCGCCGCGCACGGTCAGCGCCGACTCCAGCTCGATCGCGCCGATCGGCGCACGGCACACCCCGACCACGGCGTCGATCACCTGCGCCACGGTGCCGT
This is a stretch of genomic DNA from Myxococcales bacterium. It encodes these proteins:
- a CDS encoding protein phosphatase 2C domain-containing protein produces the protein MNTITTVPDEAVPSRIARAPEAAVGGDLEIAAGSVAGWVHRRIGRPNQDAARVLRTAGGVAIAVCDGCGSGSRSEIGATIGARLWTQIVAERLRDGGPIAAGDFQAMAATVLDRLAVVAAAMGGDLAEVTREHLLFTSLVAAITDDQVAVAALGDGVVALGDVVHVLGPFEDNAPPYLTEAWFGPPRTLATWVRGRAEIDRLVLATDGAVPLVAPRDGRAAAPTLDELAGIEAIYKNPFALERRLRLLADDGLEIDWEAHRTSRRAAYLDDDTTAVIVRWSRA
- a CDS encoding NUDIX domain-containing protein, whose product is MNPIRDKFCSACGTAYAPPLAYPRLCANPACRMMVWANPIPVAVTLVPVVHGARTGLLVVRRGIEPRRGLLALVGGFVEDHERWQTAAAREVREEVHVEIDADSVTLRDAVSTEPRPNRILLFATCARVDAATFPPFAANTESMSRGVIFGPDGLDDAFAFPLHAAAARRWFAERGATGSLDHLEL
- the htpG gene encoding molecular chaperone HtpG, which translates into the protein MIQTAERHEFQAEVKQLLDLMVHSLYSDKDIFLRELVSNASDALDKRRFEAVAQPELADDGELQIRLAVDPDARTLAISDNGIGMTRDEVVKNIGTIARSGTKEFLAQLAAAQATDAPGLIGQFGVGFYSAFMVADQITLVTRKAGTDAATRWQSSGDGTYTIEDAERPEAGTTITLTLKPADPEHGLHDYTAASMLGTIIKRYSDFVAYPIRLAGADGDGEPLNSRKAIWDRPKAEVTEEEYKDFYRHVSHDWTDPLRSIPVRMEGTFEAYALMYLPSKAPFDLYNPEMKRGLQLYVKRVFVMDECKELLPTHLRFVRGVVDAHDLSLNVSREILQKDRQIQLIRKQLVKKVLGALDEMKRDKPDDYRTFWTSFGPVLKEGLAGWDTPDKDKLLDLIVTASTKEADGLVSFGDYVARMKDGQDAIYYLTGPSKEAVARSPLLERFARAGYEVLLFSDPIDELWLEQAPKFGDKALVSIGRGDIALGSEDERKQEAAKLDERKAELGELLTALRAGIQEDVKDVRLSTRLTSSASCLVADADDMTPRMQRMMAQLGHAVPKVKPVLEVNGDHPLIGKLRVVHLERADDPRIAWCARVLLGQAHLADTGELPEPEAYNQAVAELMLRAV
- the pdxH gene encoding pyridoxamine 5'-phosphate oxidase; the protein is MAERLWHHGAQYQGDGLDPAGCPEDPLALFRIWFGDAERIAPDKVNAMTLATVDADGRPDARIVLLKELDARGFVFYTNYASRKGAELAARPRAALVFYWPALDRQIRIEGAVEQVTSAESDAYFAVRPRGSRVAAAASPQSQELPSRAALVARIDAIEAELAGADPARPAHWGGYRVLPDAVEFWQGQPSRLHDRVQYRLGADGWTRARLAP
- a CDS encoding peptide chain release factor-like protein, producing MAWRAPGVASCRQAHCLPGTHEPSARERAQSRLVDPSEPADHAVEPADRRGVDGHPPRPLPRASPDAARDAGGPHGQLPGHAGLGSAPPVVGRLGRSGRHGAQARRLPEAVQHRAQRRGRARHDRREARAAPRRALGRRLGRQGHDRLALRRPAAVGQDRAAVRHPRGQVQDQAVGGRSQGRAPRAVRAGHRRARLLGVRVRDPGRHRRRAGRRARDRVRPLRRGAAAAGDDRAVPRRADAGLRRGDARPRRSGRADLGDRARDAARSARSAVPEHEVRPRRQARAPDQRADQRGHRPGRGRPRRRQGRGRRLRRAGGGPAADATGHRAARAGPAQLTAAHVTAVDARARDAAILASDDELVRACEVDRYRASGPGGQKRNKTESAVRVRHRATGVIAHADDSRSQHDNRVKAVRRLRGHLALELRAPLDLASYAPSPRLRALLDGGAARLGEKTRATAEFWAAIAELLDVAFACGVEVAATGARVGLGSGAVARFLTCDPQVLRTINQERAQRGLRPLR